The following are encoded together in the Zonotrichia albicollis isolate bZonAlb1 chromosome 10, bZonAlb1.hap1, whole genome shotgun sequence genome:
- the LOC141730506 gene encoding protein sax-3-like translates to MDSIKGSFVHLECIVSGSHPISIQWYKDGQEITASEKHKYSFHDNTAFLEINKLEGTDSGSYTCEATNKAGSSQCSGFLTFWISPSQSNPLSFFLHVIEPPYFVEKPQSQEVVPNARVQFKALVKGSTPLQIKWFKDSQELLSGASRSVWKDDTSSVLELFSARTSDTGNYTCQISNDVGTATCKATLFVKEPPRFIQMPTSVVALREGQSTTFECQVVGTPEIHITWYLDGNEVTDKAKYGISFIDGLATLRVTQARVADSGIYVCEAHNDAGSESCSVELKVKEPPTFVRELRPTEVVKGSEATLECEVSGTPPFEVKWLKNNKEMFSSKKYTISTKESVFTLTVANCDISDVGEYQCIISNEGGSCSCSTRLSLKGQSSRRHTSKIICPS, encoded by the exons ATGGACAGCATTAAGGGGTCTTTTGTCCACCTGGAGTGCATAGTGTCTGGTTCACATCCTATAAGTATTCAGTGGTATAAGGATGGTCAAGAAATAACAGCAAGTGAAAAGCACAAATACTCTTTCCATGATAATACTGCGtttttggaaataaataaaCTGGAAGGCACAGACAGTGGCTCTTACACTTGTGAAGCAACAAATAAAGCAGGAAGCAGCCAATGCAGCGGGTTTTTAACA TTTTGGATTTCCCCATCTCAGAGTAAtcccctttctttctttttgcatGTTATAGAGCCACCATATTTTGTGGAAAAGCCCCAGTCTCAAGAGGTTGTGCCCAATGCTAGGGTTCAGTTCAAAGCACTGGTGAAAGGGTCTACTCCTCTGCAGATAAAGTGGTTTAAAGACAGCCAGGAGCTCCTGTCTGGAGCCAGTCGATCTGTCTGGAAGGATGACACTTCTAGTGTTCTGGAGCTCTTCTCAGCTAGGACATCTGATACTGGGAACTACACTTGTCAGATAAGCAATGATGTGGGGACTGCAACCTGCAAAGCAACTCTGTTTGTAAAAG AGCCCCCCAGATTTATTCAGATGCCAACTTCTGTAGTAGCTTTGCGTGAAGGACAGTCCACCACTTTTGAGTGCCAGGTAGTAGGCACGCCAGAGATCCACATTACATGGTATTTGGATGGAAATGAAGTGACTGACAAAGCTAAGTACGGCATCTCCTTCATAGATGGTTTAGCCACTTTGAGAGTCACTCAAGCCAGAGTGGCAGATAGTGGGATTTATGTTTGTGAAGCCCACAATGATGCAGGTAGCGAGAGCTGCAGCGTCGAGCTGAAAGTAAAAG AGCCTCCAACCTTTGTTCGGGAGTTGCGTCCCACCGAGGTAGTGAAGGGCTCAGAGGCCACACTAGAGTGTGAGGTGTCTGGTACCCCTCCATTTGAGGTGAAGTGGCTGAAGAACAATAAGGAGATGTTCAGCAGCAAGAAATACACCATCTCCACCAAAGAATCAGTATTTACTCTTACTGTGGCTAACTGTGACATCTCGGATGTTGGTGAATATCAGTGCATTATATCAAATGAAGGAGGGAGCTGTTCTTGCAGCACAAGACTCAGCTTAAAAGGTCAGTCCTCTAGGAGGCACACCTCAAAGATTATATGCCCCAGCTAA
- the LOC141730451 gene encoding peroxidasin homolog: protein MCSFLSFFSLSTDRTLPPFFTKPLKNIDSIISTSCRLDCKIAGSLPMTVSWFKQDTEITSSAKYTVHFAEGSASLEIKHLDANDAGVYICRATNSAGSKESSSTLFIKEPPSFTVEPESQDVLPASTVHFKGMFKGTTPLTVKWFKGDTELVTGGSCYIMTEALASYLELYAVKPTDSGKYTCKVSNVAGSVSCSANLFVKEPAAFKEKLEPTHLIKKGGYAELTCEVTGTPEIKITWFKDDRELKESEKYRISFTKSLAILRVSEVDTEDSGEYICEAKNDAGKDICSSVVTVKGVCDIQPHSLYL, encoded by the exons ATGTGTTcctttctgtcatttttttcaCTCTCAACAGATCGCACTCTCCCTCCCTTCTTTACTAAACCACTGAAGAATATTGACAGCATCATTAGCACCTCATGCCGCCTAGACTGCAAAATTGCAGGCTCTCTTCCAATGACTGTCTCATGGTTTAAGCAAGATACTGAGATCACTTCAAGTGCCAAGTATACAGTACACTTTGCAGAAGGCTCAGCATCTTTGGAAATAAAACACCTGGATGCAAATGATGCTGGGGTCTACATTTGCAGAGCCACCAACTCTGCTGGTAGCAAAGAGAGCAGTAGCACTTTGTTTATAAAAG AGCCACCCAGCTTCACTGTAGAACCAGAGTCTCAAGATGTATTGCCTGCATCAACTGTACATTTCAAAGGAATGTTTAAAGGCACAACACCACTGACAGTGAAATGGTTTAAAGGTGATACTGAGCTGGTGACAGGAGGATCGTGCTACATTATGACAGAAGCATTAGCAAGTTACTTGGAGCTTTATGCAGTCAAACCAACTGACTCTGGAAAATACACCTGCAAAGTCTCCAATGTAGCTGGTTCAGTATCATGCAGTGCAAACTTATTTGTGAAAG AGCCTGCTGCCTTTAAGGAGAAGCTAGAGCCAACTCATCTCATAAAGAAAGGTGGATATGCTGAACTGACCTGTGAAGTCACTGGTACTCCTGAGATTAAAATCACGTGGTTCAAGGATGATAGAGAGCTAAAAGAGAGTGAAAAATACAGGATATCTTTTACAAAATCTTTGGCAATACTCCGTGTTTCAGAGGTTGATACTGAAGACAGTGGGGAATATATTTGCGAAGCCAAAAATGACGCTGGAAAAGATATCTGCAGTAGCGTTGTTACAGTCAAAGGTGTGTGTGACATCCAGCCACACAGTTTGTATCTTTAG
- the LOC141730505 gene encoding myosin light chain kinase, smooth muscle-like, whose protein sequence is MEVLKDSDVVLECEVLGTPPFEVFWVKDDKPLRSSKKHRISIEKSLISLHVFRFDASDVGEYQCRVTNDVGSCLCHSEVTLKEPPQFLKKIENISSLRGGTVVFQAAIKGSLPITVSWLKDNDEVIEDNNIKMTFVNNVATLMVRSIELKHDGKYFCQAKNEAGIQRCSALLTVKEPATIVDKAVSIDVTEGDPATLQCKFSGTKPITAKWFKDGKELTLGPKYKINVTDTVSVLKVLYADKKDSGEYIFEVQNDVGSSSCSASINVLGVYGLSLIITFRYQIFSPELTCHNHC, encoded by the exons ATGGAAGTCTTGAAGGATTCTGATGTGGTTTTGGAGTGTGAGGTGCTTGGCACGCCTCCCTTTGAAGTGTTCTGGGTGAAAGATGATAAACCCCTGCGGAGCAGTAAGAAGCACAGAATAAGCATTGAGAAATCTTTGATTAGCCTCCATGTTTTCAGGTTTGATGCTTCTGATGTTGGGGAGTATCAGTGTAGAGTAACAAACGATGTTGggagctgcctctgccattCAGAGGTCACACTGAAAG AGCCTCCACAATTTTTGAAGAAGATAGAAAACATTAGCTCCCTTCGAGGGGGAACAGTTGTGTTTCAGGCTGCTATTAAAGGTTCCTTGCCCATCACTGTGTCCTGGTTGAAAGACAATGATGAAGTGATTGAAGACAACAATATCAAAATGACCTTTGTGAACAATGTTGCCACTCTTATGGTGAGATCTATTGAGCTGAAACATGATGGGAAATATTTCTGTCAGGCTAAAAACGAGGCAGGAATTCAGAGGTGTTCTGCTCTGCTGACTGTCAAAG AACCTGCTACAATTGTGGACAAGGCTGTGTCAATAGATGTGACTGAGGGAGACCCAGCAACCTTGCAGTGTAAATTTTCAGGAACAAAACCTATTACAGCCAAATGGTTCAAAGATGGCAAGGAACTGACGTTGGGCCCAAAATATAAGATCAATGTTACAGATACCGTCTCAGTCTTAAAGGTGCTTTATGCAGATAAGAAAGATAGCGGAGAATACATTTTTGAGGTTCAAAATGATGTTGGGAGCAGTAGCTGTTCTGCCAGCATTAATGTCCTAGGTGTGTATGGGCTTTCTCTTATTATTACTTTTAGATACCAAATCTTCTCTCCTGAGCTGACGTGCCACAATCACTGTtga
- the LOC141730508 gene encoding palladin-like, giving the protein NKTHTTEPPSFVKKLENVTSVLKGDALFQCVVAGAQPLSVSWIKDEKILEDDEHHHITFENRVATLKLTNVDLSHRGRYTCQAKNESGVEKCFALLFVQEPAQIIEKAKSLKVTEKDPVTLECTVAGTPELRIRWYKDGKQLLPSRYYTMSFENNVASFRIEPVSKEDSGTYSFKVENDFGSSTCEAVLTVLDQSIPPVFIKKLTKKDTILGSSIQMECKVSGSLPIVAKWFKDGKEITDSAKYRSLCHENTMSLEIANLELADSANYTCSVSNVAGNDSCSAVLTVKGLKLFYYFLSMINAGKILY; this is encoded by the exons aacaaaactcacaccaCAGAACCACCATCCTTCGTCAAGAAGCTGGAGAATGTCACTAGCGTTTTGAAAGGTGATGCATTGTTTCAGTGTGTCGTAGCAGGTGCTCAACCCCTATCTGTGTCATGGATAAAAGATGAGAAAATACTAGAAGATGATGAGCATCACCACATTACCTTTGAGAACAGGGTGGCCACACTGAAGCTTACTAATGTTGACCTCAGCCACAGAGGGAGATACACCTGTCAGGCAAAGAACGAATCTGGCGTGGAGaagtgttttgctttgctttttgtaCAAG AGCCTGCACAGATCATAGAAAAGGCTAAATCACTTAAAGTCACTGAAAAAGACCCCGTGACTTTGGAGTGTACTGTGGCTGGGACACCAGAGCTCCGAATAAGATGGTACAAAGATGgcaagcagctcctgcccagtaGATACTACACAATGAGCTTTGAAAACAATGTGGCCAGTTTCAGGATTGAACCTGTATCAAAGGAAGATAGCGGCACATACAGTTTTAAGGTTGAAAATGACTTCGGAAGTAGCACCTGTGAAGCTGTTCTGACTGTGCTAG ATCAATCAATTCCTCCTGTATTTATCAAAAAGCTAACCAAAAAGGATACCATTCTGGGATCTTCTATCCAAATGGAGTGTAAAGTCTCTGGGTCACTCCCAATTGTTGCAAAATGGTTTAAGGATGGAAAAGAAATAACTGACAGTGCAAAATATAGAAGCCTGTGCCATGAGAACACTATGTCACTCGAGATTGCTAACCTAGAGCTGGCAGACAGTGCAAATTACACATGCAGTGTCTCTAATGTTGCTGGAAATGATTCTTGCAGTGCTGTCCTGACTGTGAAAGGTTTGAAACTCTTTTACTACTTCTTATCTATGATAAATGCTGGGAAAATCTTATACTAA